The following proteins are co-located in the Callithrix jacchus isolate 240 chromosome 10, calJac240_pri, whole genome shotgun sequence genome:
- the CREB3L1 gene encoding cyclic AMP-responsive element-binding protein 3-like protein 1 isoform X2, whose product MDAVLEPFPADRLFPGSSFLDLGDLNESDFLNNEHFPEHLDHFAENMEDFSNDLFSSFFDDPVLDEKSPLLDMELDSPTPGIQAEHSYSLSGDSAPQSPLVPIKMEDTTQDVEHGAWALGHKLCSIMVKQEQSPELPVDPLAAPSAMAAAATMATTPLLGLSPLSRLPIPHQAPGEMTQLPVIKAEPPEVNQFLKVTPEDLVQMPPTPPSSHGSDSDGSQSPRSLPPSSPVRPMARSSTAISTSPLLTAPHKLQGTSGPLLLTEEEKRTLIAEGYPIPTKLPLTKAEEKALKRVRRKIKNKISAQESRRKKKEYVECLEKKVETFTSENNELWKKVETLENANRTLLQQLQKLQTLVTNKISRPYKMAATQTGTCLMVAALCFVLVLGSLVPCLPEFSSGSQTVKKDPMAADSVYTASQKEY is encoded by the exons ATGGACGCCGTCTTGGAACCCTTCCCGGCCGACAGGCTGTTCCCCGGATCCAGCTTCCTGGACTTGGGGGATCTGAACGAGTCGGACTTCCTCAACAATGAG cACTTTCCTGAGCACCTGGACCACTTTGCGGAGAACATGGAGGACTTCTCCAACGACCTGTTCAGCAGTTTCTTTGATGACCCTGTGCTGGATGAGAAGAGCCCTCTATTGGATATGGAACTAGACTCCCCAACGCCAGGCATCCAGGCGGAGCACAGCTACTCCCTGAGCGGAGACTCAGCGCCCCAGAGCCCCCTGGTGCCCATCAAGATGGAGGACACCACCCAAG ATGTGGAGCATGGAGCATGGGCGCTGGGACACAAACTGTGCTCCATCATGGTGAAGCAGGAGCAGAGCCCGGAGCTGCCCGTGGACCCTCTGGCTGCCCCCTCTGCCATGGCTGCCGCGGCCACCATGGCCACCACCCCGCTGCTGGGTCTCAGCCCCCTGTCCAGGCTGCCCATCCCCCACCAG GCCCCGGGAGAGATGACTCAGCTGCCAGTGATCAAGGCAGAGCCTCCGGAGGTGAACCAGTTCCTCAAAGTGACACCAG AGGACCTGGTGCAGATGCCTCCGACGCCCCCCAGCAGCCACGGCAGCGACAGCGACGGCTCCCAGAGTCCCCGTTCTCTGCCCCCTTCCAGCCCTGTCCGGCCTATGGCGCGCTCCTCCACagccatctccacctccccactCCTCACTGCCCCGCAC AAACTACAGGGGACTTCAGGGCCACTGCTCCTGACTGAGGAGGAGAAGCGAACCCTGATTGCTGAGGGCTACCCCATCCCCACAAAACTCCCCCTCACCAAAGCTGAGGAGAAGGCCTTGAAGAGAGTCCGGAGGAAAATCAAGAACAAG ATCTCAGCCCAGGAGAGCCGTCGTAAGAAGAAGGAGTATGTGGAGTGTCTAGAAAAGAA GGTGGAGACATTTACATCAGAGAACAATGAACTGTGGAAGAAGGTGGAGACCCTGGAAAATGCCAACAG GACCCTGCTCCAGCAGCTGCAGAAACTCCAGACTCTGGTCACCAACAAGATCTCCAGACCTTACAAGATGGCGGCCACCCAGACTGGGACCTGCCTCATG GTGGCAGCCTTGTGCTTTGTTCTGGTGCTGGGCTCCCTTGTGCCCTGCCTTCCCGAGTTCTCCTCCGGCTCCCAGACTGTGAAGAAAGACCCCATGGCCGCAGACAGCGTCTACACGGCCAGCCAGA
- the CREB3L1 gene encoding cyclic AMP-responsive element-binding protein 3-like protein 1 isoform X1 — MDAVLEPFPADRLFPGSSFLDLGDLNESDFLNNEHFPEHLDHFAENMEDFSNDLFSSFFDDPVLDEKSPLLDMELDSPTPGIQAEHSYSLSGDSAPQSPLVPIKMEDTTQDVEHGAWALGHKLCSIMVKQEQSPELPVDPLAAPSAMAAAATMATTPLLGLSPLSRLPIPHQAPGEMTQLPVIKAEPPEVNQFLKVTPEDLVQMPPTPPSSHGSDSDGSQSPRSLPPSSPVRPMARSSTAISTSPLLTAPHKLQGTSGPLLLTEEEKRTLIAEGYPIPTKLPLTKAEEKALKRVRRKIKNKISAQESRRKKKEYVECLEKKVETFTSENNELWKKVETLENANRTLLQQLQKLQTLVTNKISRPYKMAATQTGTCLMVAALCFVLVLGSLVPCLPEFSSGSQTVKKDPMAADSVYTASQMPSRSLLFYDDGAGSWEDGRSTLLPMEPPDGWEINPGGPAEQRPQDHLQHDHLDSTHETTKYLSEAWPKDAGNGTSPDFSHSKEWFHDRDLGPNTTIKLS; from the exons ATGGACGCCGTCTTGGAACCCTTCCCGGCCGACAGGCTGTTCCCCGGATCCAGCTTCCTGGACTTGGGGGATCTGAACGAGTCGGACTTCCTCAACAATGAG cACTTTCCTGAGCACCTGGACCACTTTGCGGAGAACATGGAGGACTTCTCCAACGACCTGTTCAGCAGTTTCTTTGATGACCCTGTGCTGGATGAGAAGAGCCCTCTATTGGATATGGAACTAGACTCCCCAACGCCAGGCATCCAGGCGGAGCACAGCTACTCCCTGAGCGGAGACTCAGCGCCCCAGAGCCCCCTGGTGCCCATCAAGATGGAGGACACCACCCAAG ATGTGGAGCATGGAGCATGGGCGCTGGGACACAAACTGTGCTCCATCATGGTGAAGCAGGAGCAGAGCCCGGAGCTGCCCGTGGACCCTCTGGCTGCCCCCTCTGCCATGGCTGCCGCGGCCACCATGGCCACCACCCCGCTGCTGGGTCTCAGCCCCCTGTCCAGGCTGCCCATCCCCCACCAG GCCCCGGGAGAGATGACTCAGCTGCCAGTGATCAAGGCAGAGCCTCCGGAGGTGAACCAGTTCCTCAAAGTGACACCAG AGGACCTGGTGCAGATGCCTCCGACGCCCCCCAGCAGCCACGGCAGCGACAGCGACGGCTCCCAGAGTCCCCGTTCTCTGCCCCCTTCCAGCCCTGTCCGGCCTATGGCGCGCTCCTCCACagccatctccacctccccactCCTCACTGCCCCGCAC AAACTACAGGGGACTTCAGGGCCACTGCTCCTGACTGAGGAGGAGAAGCGAACCCTGATTGCTGAGGGCTACCCCATCCCCACAAAACTCCCCCTCACCAAAGCTGAGGAGAAGGCCTTGAAGAGAGTCCGGAGGAAAATCAAGAACAAG ATCTCAGCCCAGGAGAGCCGTCGTAAGAAGAAGGAGTATGTGGAGTGTCTAGAAAAGAA GGTGGAGACATTTACATCAGAGAACAATGAACTGTGGAAGAAGGTGGAGACCCTGGAAAATGCCAACAG GACCCTGCTCCAGCAGCTGCAGAAACTCCAGACTCTGGTCACCAACAAGATCTCCAGACCTTACAAGATGGCGGCCACCCAGACTGGGACCTGCCTCATG GTGGCAGCCTTGTGCTTTGTTCTGGTGCTGGGCTCCCTTGTGCCCTGCCTTCCCGAGTTCTCCTCCGGCTCCCAGACTGTGAAGAAAGACCCCATGGCCGCAGACAGCGTCTACACGGCCAGCCAGA TGCCCTCCCGAAGCCTCCTGTTCTATGATGATGGGGCGGGCTCGTGGGAAGATGGCCGCAGCACCCTGCTGCCAATGGAACCCCCAGATGGCTGGGAAATCAACCCTGGGGGGCCGGCGGAGCAGCGGCCCCAGGACCACCTGCAGCATGATCACCTGGACAGCACCCACGAGACCACCAAGTACCTGAGTGAGGCCTGGCCCAAAGATGCTGGAAACGGCACCAGCCCCGACTTCTCCCACTCCAAGGAGTGGTTCCACGACAG GGATCTGGGCCCCAACACCACCATCAAACTCTCCTAG